One window of Rasiella rasia genomic DNA carries:
- a CDS encoding BlaI/MecI/CopY family transcriptional regulator yields MEQLTNKEEEIMQALWKLEKAFVKEILAILPDGNHYNTVSTIVRNLEEKGFVSYKAFGKTHQYFPVVSKSAYTEKFMNLASKRYFDNSYKSMVSFFAKEEKISAQELREILSIIEKKN; encoded by the coding sequence TTGGAACAGTTAACAAACAAAGAAGAAGAAATAATGCAAGCTTTATGGAAGCTAGAAAAAGCATTTGTAAAGGAGATTCTTGCCATCTTACCAGATGGGAATCATTACAACACCGTTTCTACTATTGTTAGGAATTTGGAAGAAAAAGGGTTTGTCTCTTATAAAGCCTTCGGAAAAACACACCAATACTTTCCGGTTGTAAGTAAATCTGCTTACACAGAAAAATTTATGAATCTTGCTTCTAAACGTTATTTTGACAATAGCTACAAAAGCATGGTTTCTTTTTTCGCCAAGGAAGAAAAAATTAGCGCTCAAGAGCTTCGTGAAATTTTAAGTATCATCGAAAAAAAGAACTAG
- a CDS encoding calcium/sodium antiporter has protein sequence MSILFIILGLILLVVGGEFLVRAAVGLSFKLNLSKMVIGLTVVSFATSAPELLVSIQAALDGYSDISLGNVIGSNIANIGLVLGVTAVIAPLAIDKDFYKFNWPVMMLLSVVLYFILKSGNEISLVEGIGLVALLGVYLFLLINRARNKVKTHPVDDGVDDGLSKSSNFKIVVWLLIGGVALWGGSELLVKGAVDLATVMGISERVIAVTMIAVGTSVPELAASVIAALKKEKALSLGNLIGSNIFNIASVLGITAIIQPIAVKSSEVLTNDIWWMLGFSAILIPLAFLPKRFEIGRFKGLLLVVAYCAFISMAFIGN, from the coding sequence ATGAGTATTCTTTTTATCATTTTAGGGTTAATCCTCTTAGTAGTAGGGGGTGAGTTTTTAGTACGCGCTGCTGTTGGTTTGTCGTTTAAGTTAAACTTGTCCAAAATGGTTATTGGTTTAACGGTTGTGTCTTTTGCAACCTCTGCACCAGAGCTTTTAGTAAGTATTCAGGCAGCGTTAGATGGGTATAGCGATATATCTTTAGGAAATGTAATTGGTTCTAATATCGCAAATATCGGACTTGTACTTGGTGTCACAGCAGTAATTGCTCCATTGGCGATAGATAAAGACTTTTATAAGTTTAATTGGCCTGTGATGATGTTGTTGTCTGTTGTTCTTTATTTTATACTGAAAAGCGGCAATGAAATTTCACTTGTAGAAGGTATCGGACTTGTTGCCTTGTTGGGAGTTTATTTGTTTTTATTGATTAACCGAGCAAGAAACAAAGTAAAAACTCATCCGGTTGACGATGGCGTAGACGATGGGCTTTCTAAATCCAGTAATTTTAAGATTGTTGTATGGTTGCTTATTGGCGGTGTAGCGTTATGGGGTGGTAGTGAGTTGCTTGTGAAAGGTGCTGTAGATTTAGCAACGGTTATGGGTATAAGCGAACGTGTAATTGCAGTAACCATGATTGCTGTTGGAACTAGTGTTCCTGAGCTTGCTGCTTCGGTAATCGCGGCTCTAAAGAAAGAAAAAGCACTATCTCTAGGTAATTTAATAGGATCTAACATCTTCAATATCGCTTCTGTTTTGGGAATTACTGCAATTATTCAACCAATTGCAGTAAAAAGCAGTGAGGTATTAACAAACGATATTTGGTGGATGCTTGGGTTTTCTGCTATTCTTATTCCGTTGGCGTTTCTGCCTAAAAGATTTGAAATAGGACGCTTTAAAGGCCTTCTCCTTGTGGTTGCGTATTGTGCTTTTATTAGCATGGCTTTTATCGGGAACTAG
- a CDS encoding glutamine synthetase III family protein — protein MSTLRFHAIKETFNRPVIDVQEPERRSSIFGQNVFNDAAMRQYLTKDSFKSVQDAVINGSKIDRGVADHISTGMKEWAISKGATHYTHWFQPLTGTTAEKHDAFFETTGDGNSIEKFGGGQLVQQEPDASSFPNGGIRNTFEARGYTAWDPTSPAFIYGTTLCIPTVFVSYTGEALDNKTPLLRALQSVDQAATAVAKYFDKSVTKVNPTLGWEQEYFLIDKALAKSRPDINLAGRTLLGHASAKGQQLDDHYFGSIPRRVLDYMRDLETECMYLGIPVKTRHNEVAPNQFELAPIFEETNLAVDHNSLLMDVMTKVADRHNFKVLFHEKPFAGINGSGKHNNWSLATNTGVNLLGPGSTPMKNLQFLTFFINTIKAVNDYEELLRAAIASASNDHRLGANEAPPAIISVFIGSQLTAVLDALEKLKQGKLSPEDKTDLKLNVVGKIPEILLDNTDRNRTSPFAFTGNKFEFRAVGSTANCAKPMTVLNTIVAKQLKDFKVEVDALIKDKKMKKDDAIFNVLKGYIKDSKRIRFEGDGYGEAWEKEAKKRKLSNNKTTPEALKAEVSKSTIALYEGLGIMSKVEIEARHEIEVEEYAMRIQIEGRVLGDIARNHVIPTAIKYQNILIENVQGIKDIYGKSFKTHAGEQMELIEAISGHIAKINKGITDMINERKKANKIDDAEKRAFAYCDKVKPYFEEIRYHCDKLELLVDDEIWPLTKYRELLFTR, from the coding sequence ATGTCCACCTTAAGATTTCATGCCATTAAAGAAACGTTTAACCGTCCAGTAATTGATGTACAGGAACCAGAGCGTCGTTCTTCTATTTTTGGTCAAAATGTATTTAATGATGCTGCTATGCGTCAATATCTAACAAAAGATTCATTTAAAAGCGTACAAGACGCTGTTATTAATGGTTCAAAAATTGACAGAGGCGTTGCCGATCACATTTCAACAGGAATGAAAGAATGGGCAATAAGTAAAGGTGCAACACATTACACACACTGGTTTCAACCACTTACAGGTACCACAGCAGAAAAGCACGATGCCTTTTTTGAAACAACAGGTGATGGTAATTCAATCGAGAAATTTGGGGGCGGTCAATTAGTACAGCAAGAACCAGATGCATCAAGTTTCCCAAATGGAGGAATACGAAATACCTTTGAGGCTCGCGGATATACTGCTTGGGACCCTACGTCTCCAGCATTTATTTACGGTACCACACTTTGTATACCTACAGTATTTGTATCATACACAGGAGAAGCATTAGATAACAAGACACCGCTATTGCGTGCACTACAATCTGTAGATCAGGCAGCTACCGCAGTTGCAAAATATTTTGATAAAAGTGTAACTAAAGTAAATCCAACACTGGGATGGGAGCAGGAATATTTCTTAATCGATAAGGCATTAGCAAAATCTCGTCCAGATATTAATTTGGCGGGTCGTACTTTACTAGGTCATGCCTCTGCAAAGGGACAGCAACTAGACGACCATTATTTTGGATCAATTCCAAGACGTGTTTTAGATTATATGCGCGACTTAGAAACAGAATGTATGTATTTAGGGATACCTGTTAAAACACGTCACAATGAAGTAGCCCCAAACCAATTTGAGTTAGCGCCTATTTTTGAAGAAACAAATCTAGCTGTAGATCATAATTCGTTATTAATGGACGTGATGACCAAAGTGGCAGACCGTCATAACTTTAAAGTGCTGTTTCATGAAAAACCCTTTGCAGGTATTAATGGTAGTGGAAAGCATAACAACTGGTCGCTAGCAACAAATACAGGTGTAAACTTACTAGGCCCCGGAAGTACACCAATGAAGAATCTTCAGTTTTTAACCTTCTTTATAAACACTATTAAGGCGGTAAACGATTATGAAGAATTATTACGTGCTGCGATAGCGAGTGCTAGTAACGATCACAGACTAGGAGCTAACGAAGCCCCTCCAGCTATTATTTCAGTATTTATTGGGTCGCAATTAACTGCTGTATTAGATGCATTAGAAAAATTAAAACAAGGAAAATTATCTCCAGAAGATAAAACAGACTTAAAGCTTAATGTGGTAGGTAAAATTCCTGAAATTTTACTAGACAACACAGACCGTAACCGTACATCTCCATTTGCTTTTACAGGTAACAAGTTTGAGTTTCGTGCTGTCGGGTCTACTGCCAATTGTGCGAAGCCTATGACTGTTTTAAATACTATTGTAGCAAAGCAATTAAAAGACTTTAAGGTAGAAGTAGATGCGCTCATCAAAGACAAGAAGATGAAGAAGGACGACGCTATTTTTAATGTGCTGAAAGGGTATATTAAAGACTCTAAAAGAATTCGTTTTGAAGGCGATGGTTATGGAGAAGCGTGGGAGAAAGAAGCTAAAAAGCGAAAATTAAGTAATAACAAGACAACACCAGAAGCTTTAAAAGCGGAGGTTTCTAAAAGCACTATAGCACTTTATGAAGGTCTTGGAATTATGAGTAAGGTAGAAATTGAAGCCCGCCATGAAATTGAAGTAGAAGAATATGCAATGCGTATTCAGATTGAAGGTCGTGTGTTAGGAGATATTGCTCGTAACCATGTTATTCCAACGGCTATTAAGTACCAAAACATACTTATTGAGAATGTGCAAGGTATTAAGGATATCTACGGAAAGAGCTTTAAAACCCATGCTGGTGAGCAAATGGAATTGATTGAGGCTATTAGTGGTCATATCGCAAAAATCAATAAAGGAATAACCGATATGATTAACGAACGCAAAAAGGCTAACAAGATTGACGATGCAGAAAAACGTGCCTTTGCATATTGTGATAAAGTAAAGCCTTACTTTGAAGAGATTAGATACCATTGCGATAAGTTAGAACTTTTGGTAGATGATGAGATTTGGCCATTAACCAAATACCGCGAATTACTATTTACCAGATAG
- a CDS encoding curli assembly protein CsgF, with the protein MKHFFFFLLFAATTSYCCGQQLVYTPKNPAFGGDPFNYTWLLNSANAQNQFNDDFSSLDALGDFDSLLQNQLLQPFNNETPEVGTTREGDLEYEVYESNEGLVINILNVVTGEQSQIIIPNE; encoded by the coding sequence ATGAAACATTTCTTCTTCTTTTTATTGTTTGCCGCTACAACCTCGTACTGTTGTGGGCAACAATTGGTGTATACGCCAAAAAACCCAGCCTTTGGCGGAGATCCGTTTAATTACACGTGGCTACTTAATTCTGCCAATGCACAAAATCAGTTTAATGATGATTTTAGCAGCCTTGATGCCTTGGGCGATTTCGACTCACTTCTACAGAATCAGCTCTTACAGCCTTTTAACAATGAAACACCAGAAGTAGGAACCACCAGAGAAGGCGATCTAGAATATGAAGTTTACGAATCTAATGAAGGGTTGGTAATTAATATTCTAAACGTGGTCACAGGAGAACAGTCACAGATTATTATTCCTAACGAATAG
- a CDS encoding CsgG/HfaB family protein, with the protein MRHSLNKLAILLLTLLLTSCGAYFNQPTTPQDARISEKTQVTRTLETFPLPADPIVVGVYNFKDQTGQYKNVENGSTFSTAVTQGATTILIKALEDSQWFRPIERENLGNLLNERNIIRTTRDEYRTTQNEPPKRISPLLFAGILLEGGVISYDSNILTGGVGARYFGAGTSSQYRQDRITVYLRAISTSTGEVLKTVNVSKTILSQGVDVGLFKYVNFQRLLEVETGFTKNEPAQLAVQEAIEKAVEILILEGLKDKLWATKSGPETDQELIAAYNLEQEVENATGLYERAYHDHDYRHTASGGMGVAFIDGDYTTGVIDFMGSLGYKYRILPEISIGLQAQIFKLNATSDNIKWWLSESAQVEYNILPHDKLAPFIYGGPGLVLFADDTEEENLSRWDAFFKLQLGAGLEYAFSDRVSLVAQADWNSVFSDKLDNFIGGRRNDFYYNIGIGINYHFGSNKTKLKHKRK; encoded by the coding sequence ATGAGACATTCTTTAAACAAACTTGCCATACTACTACTAACTTTGCTTTTAACAAGTTGCGGCGCATATTTTAATCAGCCTACAACACCTCAAGATGCTCGTATTTCAGAAAAAACGCAAGTAACAAGAACTCTAGAGACATTTCCATTGCCAGCAGACCCAATTGTTGTGGGGGTTTACAATTTTAAAGATCAGACTGGGCAATATAAGAATGTTGAAAATGGTAGCACTTTTAGTACGGCTGTCACGCAAGGAGCCACTACAATACTTATTAAAGCATTAGAAGATAGCCAGTGGTTTAGACCGATAGAGCGAGAAAATCTAGGCAACTTACTCAATGAACGGAATATTATTCGCACCACAAGAGATGAGTATAGAACCACACAAAATGAGCCGCCTAAACGAATTAGTCCGTTACTTTTTGCAGGAATCTTATTAGAAGGTGGTGTTATTTCTTACGATTCTAACATCTTAACAGGAGGGGTAGGTGCGAGGTACTTTGGTGCTGGAACTTCTTCACAATACAGACAAGATAGAATTACGGTATATCTTCGCGCTATTTCAACCTCAACGGGTGAGGTCCTTAAAACTGTAAATGTTTCAAAAACTATTCTCTCGCAAGGGGTAGATGTCGGGCTTTTTAAATATGTGAATTTTCAACGTTTGTTAGAGGTTGAAACAGGTTTTACTAAAAACGAACCTGCGCAATTAGCCGTGCAAGAAGCCATTGAGAAAGCAGTAGAAATACTGATTTTAGAAGGCTTAAAAGATAAACTATGGGCTACAAAATCCGGTCCAGAAACAGATCAAGAACTTATAGCAGCCTACAATTTAGAACAGGAGGTAGAGAACGCAACAGGTCTATACGAACGAGCCTATCACGATCATGATTATCGTCATACCGCAAGCGGAGGTATGGGAGTTGCATTTATAGATGGAGATTACACAACGGGTGTAATTGATTTTATGGGTAGCTTAGGATACAAATACAGAATACTTCCAGAGATAAGTATAGGCTTACAAGCACAGATATTCAAACTAAACGCAACCTCAGATAATATAAAATGGTGGTTAAGCGAAAGTGCACAAGTTGAATACAACATCTTACCACATGATAAACTAGCTCCTTTTATTTACGGTGGTCCAGGATTGGTGCTCTTTGCAGACGATACTGAAGAAGAAAACCTGTCGCGTTGGGATGCTTTTTTCAAATTGCAGCTAGGAGCAGGGTTAGAATATGCCTTTAGCGATAGAGTCTCCTTAGTTGCACAGGCAGACTGGAATAGCGTTTTCTCAGATAAGCTAGATAATTTTAT